In the genome of Vicia villosa cultivar HV-30 ecotype Madison, WI linkage group LG7, Vvil1.0, whole genome shotgun sequence, one region contains:
- the LOC131620692 gene encoding uncharacterized protein LOC131620692, with the protein METLDANSSSSSLSPSSISSSFNSDDNNGSVTWYGMRLPSVNPFLSPLTFLLDYSGVLRANNDSEAVIVNNGVSGSGLGSELRSRVDTDSAASVAGSSAGEVAIRIIGAGESVQNQVGELGYDDCGEDLIGERSGVSALDGGDGVGSRGGIEASEGVPLVSSSSSSSLAGSGRVDGDASVNGSENNSRDSSSYQRYDIQLVAKWIEQILPFSLLLLVVFIRQHLQGFFVTIWIAAVMFKSNEIVKKQTALKGDRKVSLLAGISVAFILHVIGIYWWYRNDDILYPLVMLPPNPTPFWHAIFTILVNDILMRQVAMAFKCILLIYYKKGKGHNFRRQAQLLTLVEYTLLLYRALLPTPVWYRFFLNREYGSLFSSLTTGLYLTFKLTSVVEKVQSFISALKALSRKEVHYGVYATAEQVTAAGDLCAICQEKMHSPILLRCKHIFCEDCVSEWFERERTCPLCRALVKAADLRTFGDGSTSLFFQLF; encoded by the exons ATGGAAACTTTGGATGctaattcatcatcatcatcgttgtcaccatcatcaatatcatcgTCTTTTAATAGTGATGATAACAATGGTAGTGTAACTTGGTATGGGATGAGGTTACCTTCTGTTAACCCCTTTTTGTCACCACTTACATTTCTATTGGATTATTCTGGGGTTCTGCGTGCTAATAATGATTCCGAGGCTGTGATTGTTAATAATGGAGTTTCTGGTTCTGGTTTGGGTTCGGAATTAAGGTCTCGTGTTGATACTGATTCTGCGGCTTCGGTTGCTGGGAGTAGTGCAGGGGAAGTTGCAATAAGGATTATTGGAGCTGGAGAGAGTGTTCAAAATCAGGTTGGAGAGTTGGGTTATGATGATTGTGGGGAGGATTTGATTGGTGAGAGAAGTGGAGTTTCTGCATTGGATGGTGGTGATGGTGTGGGGAGTCGTGGGGGGATTGAGGCTAGTGAGGGGGTTCCTCTtgtgtcttcttcatcttcgtcGTCGTTGGCTGGAAGTGGACGGGTTGATGGTGATGCTTCTGTGAATGGATCGGAAAATAATAGCAGAGATTCGTCTTCTTACCAGAGATATGATATTCAGCTTGTTGCTAAGTGGATTGAGCAGATTCTTCCTTTCTCACTCTTGTTATTGGTTGTTTTCATCCGACAGCATTTGCAAG GTTTCTTTGTCACGATTTGGATAGCAGCTGTGATGTTCAAGTCAAATGAAATTGTTAAGAAGCAGACAGCTTTGAAG GGAGACAGGAAAGTTTCTTTGCTTGCTGGCATCTCTGTTGCTTTCATTCTTCATGTGATAGGCATATACTGGTGGTATCGAAATGATGATATTTTATATCCATTGGTTATGTTACCTCCAAACCCAACACCTTTTTGGCATGCAATATTCACCATCTTGGTCAATG ATATATTGATGCGGCAAGTTGCAATGGCTTTCAAGTGTATTCTGCTTATATATTACAAAAAGGGGAAAGGTCATAACTTCCGTCGGCAG GCTCAACTGTTGACTCTTGTTGAGTACACACTGCTGTTGTATCGTGCCTTGTTGCCTACTCCAGTTTGGTACCGGTTTTTCTTGAATAGGGAATATGGAAGTCTCTTTTCATCACTGACCACGGGATTGTATTTAACTTTCAAGCTAACATCTGTTGTTGAGaag GTCCAAAGCTTCATTTCTGCCTTGAAAGCGTTATCAAGAAAGGAAGTTCATTATGGGGTTTATGCCACAGCGGAACAG GTTACTGCTGCTGGTGACCTATGTGCTATATGCCAGGAGAAGATGCATTCACCTATCTTATTACGTTGCAAACACATTTTCTGCGAAGATTGTGTATCTGAGTG GTTTGAGAGAGAAAGGACTTGCCCTCTCTGCAGAGCATTGGTTAAAGCAGCTGATCTCCGGACCTTCGGAGATGGATCAACAAGTTTGTTTTTCCAGCTGTTTTAA
- the LOC131619268 gene encoding uncharacterized protein LOC131619268 — MFCNHEFSGYDSIELYVLLQQPNERQVVDPIEVEQAEVDVIDEDEEDPELAFDDMVNDDSEDDVEGVIPPISTYTPPSHMSNIDMAGDEPSSDIFHNVCMQSDATLKEKDSFRSKDECMRAIKKFHMLNFVDFKMDRTNAERYKIKCTNTECLFKLTASYRLRSDSWVIGKISQPHICINFSRSQDYRKLSYDLICQEILPLINNDPSLKVRTIISHIIKVCNYTPSYRKAWLAKTKAIEQVYGNWEESYKELPRYLNALCTYAPGTVYEMETLPAYDPNGTLVSGNGIFHRLFWAFQPCIRGFAFCKPIIQIDGTWLYGKYKGTLLMAVAQDGNNNVFPIAFSLVEGETGGGWSFFLKNLRTHVAPQAGLCLISDRHASIVSAYNNPANGYALTQPSFKHYRREIRLSNPDAGTWIDNIPMEKWTRSHDNGHRWGHMTTNLVESMNDVFKGIRHLPGTALVKSTYFRMASLFAQRGERWDAVLRDGQLWSECCTRFIKAEGAKANTHMVTRFDRHNHNFMARETIDHGEGLPRQEYRVLLEERWCDCGKFQAFCMPCSHVIAACAHSHLDALALLSPIYKSETLLHVYNNDFAVVAKEDYWPAYEGEIVWHNDQMRRNKKGRPKSKRITTEMDDLDKLERKCGLCRQVGHNKKNCPNRASGS; from the exons ATGTTTTGTAATCATGAATTTTCTGGATACGACTCGATTGAGTTGTATGTTCTGCTCCAACAACCAAACGAGAGACAGGTCGTTGATCCCATCGAAGTAGAACAAGCTGAGGTCGATGTAATTGATGAAGACGAAGAAGATCCAGAGTTAGCATTTGATGACATGGTGAACGATGATTCTGAAGACGATGTTGAAGGTGTAATACCTCCAATTTCAACATACACACCGCCGTCTCACATGTCGAACATTGACATGGCCGGTGATGAACCCTCATCAGACATATTCCACAACGTCTGCATGCAGTCAGATGCaactttaaaagagaaagatagtTTTCGTTCGAAGGATGAGTGCATGCGAGCAATAAAAAAGTTCCACATGTTAAACTTTGTGGATTTTAAAATGGACCGAACAAATGCAGAACGGTACAAAATCAAATGTACCAATACTGAGTGTTTGTTCAAGCTCACTGCTTCATACAGGTTGAGAAGTGATTCATGGGTGATAGGCAAAATTTCTCAACCTCACATTTGCATCAACTTTTCTCGCTCACAAGATTATCGTAAGTTAAGTTACGATCTGATATGTCAAGAAATCTTACCTCTCATCAACAATGATCCATCATTGAAGGTGAGAACAATAATTTCTCACATCATTAAAGTATGCAACTATACGCCCTCGTACAGGAAAGCATGGTTAGCAAAAACCAAGGCGATTGAACAAGTATACGGTAATTGGGAGGAATCATACAAAGAGTTACCCCGCTACTTAAATGCACTCTGCACTTATGCGCCTGGTACTGTTTATGAGATGGAAACATTGCCCGCATATGACCCAAATGGTACTCTTGTCAGCGGAAATGGAATATTTCATCGTCTATTCTGGGCCTTCCAACCTTGCATCAGAGGGTTTGCGTTCTGCAAACCTATTATTCAAATAGATGGAACGTGGTTGTACGGAAAATACAAAGGCACCCTACTGATGGCAGTCGCACAAGACGGAAACAACAACGTCTTCCCAATTGCATTCTCTCTAGTCGAGGGAGAGACCGGTGgaggttggagtttctttctcaaaAATCTCAGAACACACGTGGCTCCGCAAGCTGGTCTCTGTTTGATCTCTGATAGACATGCTTCTATTGTGAGTGCATACAATAACCCGGCTAATG GGTATGCATTAACTCAACCATCATTCAAACATTACCGTAGAGAGATCAGACtgtcaaatccagatgcaggtacTTGGATTGATAATATTCCAATGGAGAAATGGACTAGGTCACATGACAATGGACATCGATGGGGACACATGACAACAAATCTTGTTGAATCAATGAACGATGTCTTCAAAGGCATACGACACCTCCCTGGAACCGCTTTGGTAAAATCAACATATTTTAGGATGGCTTCATTGTTTGCACAAAGAGGTGAAAGGTGGGACGCTGTGTTACGAGATGGACAATTGTGGAGTGAATGTTGCACAAGATTTATCAAGGCAGAAGGCGCGAAGGCCAACACACATATGGTTACAAGGTTTGACCGACATAACCATAATTTCATGGCCAGAGAGACAATCGACCACGGCGAAGGGCTACCAAGACAAGAGTATAGGGTTCTACTAGAAGAACGTTGGTGTGATTGCGGCAAGTTTCAGGCATTTtgtatgccttgctcccatgtcattgcAGCATGTGCCCATTCTCACTTAGATGCATTAGCACTCCTGTCTCCCATTTACAAGTCTGAGACCTTGCTCCACGTATACAACAATGACTTTGCAGTGGTAGCAAAAgaggattattggcctgcgtACGAGGGGGAAATTGTTTGGCACAACGACCAAATGCGGAGAAATAAAAAGGGTCGTCCCAAAAGCAAGCGTATCACAACTGAAATGGACGATCTCGATAAGCTAGAAAGAAAGTGTGGTTTATGTCGCCAAGTCggacacaataaaaaaaattgtcctAATCGTGCTAGTGGTTCTTAG
- the LOC131620691 gene encoding hydroxyacylglutathione hydrolase cytoplasmic has protein sequence MKIFHIHCLEDNYSYLIVDESTKEAAAVDPVEPEKVLQVSNSLGLNLKFVLTTHHHWDHAGGNEKIKELVPGIKVYGGSIDNVKGCTNAVENGDKVHLGADITVLALHTPCHTNGHISYYVTGRENEVPTVFTGDTLFIAGCGKFFEGTAEQMYQSLSVTLSSLPKPTLVYCGHEYTVKNLLFALTVEPDNLRIQQKLNWAQNQRQAGQPTIPSTIEEELETNPFMRADLPAIQAKVGRSSPVEALGELRKWKDNWRG, from the exons ATGAAAATCTTTCACATTCATTGCCTCGAAGACAACTATTCCTATTT AATCGTGGATGAGAGTACCAAAGAAGCTGCAGCGGTGGATCCTGTTGAACCGGAGAAGGTTCTCCAAGTTTCCAATTCACTCGGTCTTAATCTCAAATTCGTCCTCACTACTCATCATCACTG GGATCATGCTGGTGGAAATGAGAAGATAAAGGAATTGGTGCCTGGAATAAAGGTCTACGGTGGTTCAATTGATAATGTCAAGGGTTGTACTAATGCAGTTGAAAATGGTGATAAGGTGCATCTTGGAGCTGATATTACTGTTTTGGCGCTTCACACACCTTG CCACACCAACGGTCACATAAGTTATTATGTTACTGGGAGAGAGAATGAGGTCCCGACTGTTTTTACTGGAGATACACTG TTTATTGCTGGTTGTGGGAAATTTTTTGAAGGAACTGCAGAACAAATGTATCAGTCGCTCAGTGTAACATTAAGTTCATTACCAAAGCCAACTCTAGTTTACTGTGGCCATGAG tACACAGTGAAGAACTTGCTATTTGCTCTGACAGTTGAGCCAGACAATTTAAGGATACAGCAAAAATTAAACTGGGCTCAGAATCAGCGGCAAGCTGGTCAACCGACAATTCCCTCTACCATTGAGGAAGAGTTGGAAACCAATCCATTCATGAGGGCTGATCTACCTGCGATCCAG GCGAAGGTGGGGCGCAGTTCACCGGTAGAAGCTTTAGGAGAGTTAAGGAAATGGAAAGACAATTGGAGAGGCTAA